From Mauremys mutica isolate MM-2020 ecotype Southern chromosome 15, ASM2049712v1, whole genome shotgun sequence, one genomic window encodes:
- the SPINT2 gene encoding kunitz-type protease inhibitor 2: MGRAGLGLLLLAALGAGARGPEGSGEPVGGPSPGPPPLLQERCLLPKVVGKCRASFPRWWYNATSQTCQRFTYGGCGANLNNFLGEDECRVTCAAAADGENSNEIPQASQSVVQSADESCSAPRLTGPCRAAFPRWYYDPAAGACKQFIYGGCKGNRNNYLREELCLRQCSEAAGGAEGPAPGVHSSRVVALAVLLAILVAVLLASVVVFFVWLCRRSQELSLSVPWSPLDDKEYLMSNAYTL; the protein is encoded by the exons ATGGGGcgcgcggggctggggctgctgctaCTCGCCGCGCTCGGCGCCGGGGCCCGGGGCCCCGAGGGGTCgggggagcccgtgggggggccctcgccggggccgccgccgctgctgcagg AACGCTGCCTCTTGCCCAAGGTGGTGGGCAAGTGCCGGGCCTCCTTCCCGCGCTGGTGGTACAACGCCACAAGCCAGACGTGCCAGCGCTTCACCTACGGCGGCTGTGGGGCCAACCTCAACAACTTCCTGGGGGAGGACGAGTGCCGGGTGACGTGCGCTGCGGCCGCAg ATGGGGAGAACTCGAACGAGATTCCGCAGGCCAGCCAGAGTGTAGTGCAGAGCGCAGACG AGTCCTGCTCTGCGCCCCGCCTGACCGGCCCCTGCCGCGCTGCCTTCCCCCGCTGGTACTACGACCCAGCGGCCGGGGCCTGCAAGCAGTTCATCTACGGGGGCTGCAAGGGGAACAGGAACAACTACCTGCGGGAGGAGCTGTGCCTGCGCCAGTGCAGCGAGGCCGCAG GGGGTGCTGAGGGGCCCGCGCCGGGCGTTCACTCCAGCAGAG TGGTGGCCCTGGCCGTGCTGCTGGCCATCCTCGTCGCTGTCCTGCTGGCCTCCGTGGTCGTCTTCTTCGTGTGGCTGtgcaggaggagccaggagctgTCCCTGAGCGTGCCCTGGAGCCCGCTGGACGACAAGGAGTATCTGATGAGCAATGCCTACACGCTGTGA